In Numida meleagris isolate 19003 breed g44 Domestic line chromosome 18, NumMel1.0, whole genome shotgun sequence, one DNA window encodes the following:
- the INPP5K gene encoding inositol polyphosphate 5-phosphatase K has product MEPSGPAQRDAVRELRLHLVTWNVGTASPPPDVTSLLQLDSLSPTMDMYVIGLQEVNSRITNFLSDLAFDDPWSIFFMTVLSPLGYIKLSSVRMQGLLLLIFVKHAHLPFIRDVHTHYTRTGLYGYWGNKGGVTIRMSLYGHTVCFINCHLPAHMENTEQRLDDFEKILEMQFEEESIPSTLDHDVLFWFGDLNFRIADYGIHFVRESINNKRYSLLWEKDQLNMAKKKEAFLQDFIEGPLQFKPTYKFDLHSDVYDTSEKKRKPAWTDRILWRVKSLCQHASKEDESSEEEQTISVTLNNYISHMSYGISDHKPVTGTFGLELKPLLSDPLVTLSPEGEWSAEHDVVISYSAVPGFPSSAWDWIGLFKVTFRHANDYVTYAWVEDDEISSNKDSKQVYMSAAEIPDMGGEFLLCYYSNNLQSIVGISQPFQIQPNRTLIEKDLAQEENAWMQKPGNLESHNEF; this is encoded by the exons ATGGAACCTTCGGGCCCGGCACAGCGCGACGCTGTGAGAGAACTGAG ACTGCATTTAGTGACCTGGAATGTGGGCACAGCTTCTCCACCTCCTGATGTCACCAGTTTACTTCAGCTCGACTCACTGAGCCCAACTATGGATATGTATGTTATAGG CTTACAGGAAGTGAACTCAAGGATCACAAATTTTCTGTCTGACTTGGCTTTTGATGATCCATggagcatttttttcatgactGTGCTGTCTCCATTGGGATATATCAAG CTCTCCTCCGTCCGCATGCAGGGATTACTGCTCCTGATCTTTGTGAAACATGCCCATCTTCCTTTCATACGGGATGTTCATACCCACTACACACGCACGGGCCTATATGGATACTGG GGGAACAAAGGAGGAGTCACCATTCGCATGTCCCTCTATGGCCATACAGTTTGTTTCATAAACTGCCACTTGCCAGCACACATGGAGAACACAGAGCAGCGGCTGGATGACTTCGAGAAGATTCTGGAAATGCAGTTTGAAGAAGAGAGTATTCCAAGTACATTGGATCATGA TGTTCTCTTCTGGTTTGGAGACCTGAACTTCCGAATAGCAGATTATGGCATCCATTTTGTCCGAGAATCCATCAATAACAAGCGATACAGTCTGCTGTGGGAGAAGGACCAG ttAAATATGgcaaaaaagaaggaagcatttcttcagGATTTCATAGAGGGTCCTCTGCAGTTTAAACCCACCTACAAGTTTGACCTTCATTCAGATGTATACGATACAAg tgagaagaaaaggaagccaGCATGGACTGATAGAATTCTTTGGAGAGTGAAAAGTCTCTGCCAGCATGCATCAAAAGAAGATGAATCCTCTGAAGAAGAACAGACCATTTCTGTTACATTAAATAACTATATTAGTCACATGAGCTATGGCATCAGTGATCACAAACCTGTTACAGGAACTTTTGGGCTTGAG TTGAAGCCTCTTCTGTCAGATCCTTTGGTCACGCTGAGTCCTGAGGGTGAGTGGAGTGCGGAACACGATGTTGTGATCAGCTATTCTGCAGTGCCTGGATTCCCAAGCAGCGCTTGGGACTGGATTGGACTCTTCAAG GTGACTTTCAGGCATGCGAATGACTACGTTACTTATGCTTGGGTAGAAGATGATGAAATTTCTTCTAACAAAGACAGTAAACAA GTTTACATGAGTGCTGCAGAAATACCTGATATGGGAGGagaatttttgctttgttattaCAGCAATAATTTGCAGTCAATAGTTGGCATCAGCCAGCCTTTCCAG attCAGCCAAACAGAACATTAATAGAAAAGGATCTGGCCCAGGAAGAGAACGCTTGGATGCAAAAACCTGGCAATCTAGAATCACATAATGAGTTCTGA